Proteins co-encoded in one Aethina tumida isolate Nest 87 chromosome 7, icAetTumi1.1, whole genome shotgun sequence genomic window:
- the LOC109599195 gene encoding putative E3 ubiquitin-protein ligase UBR7 — MSETNENPAEQEQNAEDSDVVTLTLNDVLELEEEIYEESAAVLGASSSKCCSYPDGYIKRQALYSCLTCIPEAKTDIEKSAGVCLACTFHCHDGHELIELYTKRNFRCDCGNTKFPNGKCNLYSDKNPVNDMNLYNQNFTGVYCTCHKPYPDPEDNIADEMIQCVVCEDWYHTRHLGVPMPKNFAEMICESCIKDHEFLLHYDQFGCDKETDESENVEVEKEDNTKETEKESETSYPGCKKPKTKSDKVTTKFFNEFTWRKELCTCDDCLKMYEDEEITFLLDSEDPVHLYEERAKAQAKEVTEESEKKLLNSLPRAALLDTLTAYNDLKDSLSKYLQKFAENKKVVREEDIREFFEELKANKRQRTEV; from the exons ATGTCTGAAACTAATGAAAATCCGGCTGAACAAGAGCAAAATGCAGAGGATTCCGACGTAGTAACATTGACTTTAAACGATGTCCTGGAACTTGAAGAGGAAATTTACGAAGAATCTGCTGCGGTATTGGGAGCTTCAAGTAGCAAATGTTGTTCATATCCAGAT GGCTACATTAAACGCCAGGCATTGTATTCATGTCTTACATGTATACCAGAAGCAAAAACTGACATTGAAAAATCTGCTGGGGTTTGTTTGGCTTGCACTTTCCACTGTCATGATGGTCATGAACTGATTGAATTGTATACGAAACGAAATTTCCGTTGCGACTGTGGAAACACAAAGTTTCCAAATGGCAAATGCAACTTGTACAGTGACAAGAATCCAGTGAATGATATGAATTTGTACAACCAAAACTTCACTGGTGTTTATTGTACTTGTCACAAGCCATATCCAGATCCTGAGGATAATATTGCTGATGAGATGATTCAATGTGTGGTGTGTGAAGACTGGTATCACACCAGACATTTAGGTGTTCCTATGCCTAAAAATTTTGCAG aaatGATTTGTGAATCTTGCATAAAAGATCATGAATTTTTGTTGCATTATGACCAATTTGGTTGTGATAAAGAAACTGATGAATCTGAAAATGTCGAAGTGGAAAAAGAAGACAACACTAAAGAGACTGAAAAAGAAAGTGAGACGTCATATCCTGGATGCAAAAAGCCTAAAACAAAGTCTGATAAGGTCAcaactaaatttttcaatgaatttacTTGGAGGAAAGAACTTTGCACCTGTGATGATTgcttaaaaatgtatgaagATGAAGAAATAACTTTTCTTCTGGACTCTGAAGACCCAGTTCATCTTTATGAAGAAAGGGCAAAAGCACAAGCTAAAGAAGTAACTGAAGAGAGTgagaaaaaattactaaattcacTACCAAGGGCAGCTCTATTGGACACCCTCACTGCTTACAATGATCTGAAGGACTCCTTATCCAAGTATTTGCAGAAATTCGCCGAGAACAAAAAAGTTGTTCGCGAAGAGGACATCAGAGAATTTTTCGAGGAGCTTAAGGCTAACAAGAGGCAACGTACCGAAGTTTAG
- the LOC109599196 gene encoding radial spoke head protein 9 homolog → MNLDVILNTLDFTGQAGRTLTTEESTVLYNSLLILQNENHFSKIYFWGKIFGAEKDYYISYGFVKDVLNARTFYYSRDCVNWGLLPLPTENGKLLTPLCTTIFQGDPALVIDVLIEKGETVKDVTIETPQIRRLKEEDRLSATVYYLNHEAVLIPRGALFKRPDGVVVENRTFDGLTELESREIKSFLHYRPPTQMWNTNLLTRDDFTLAIDFLDSCDTDIPEGCYMHHLVAGDTLVVIKPMYWPGMLFFHYLNTPRYGFVYFGHGKKCLDVPFLLLPNL, encoded by the coding sequence ATGAACTTGGATGTAATTCTAAATACATTGGACTTCACAGGTCAAGCTGGAAGAACCCTTACTACAGAAGAGAGCACCGTTTTGTATAACTCCTTACTGATATTGCAAAACGAGAATCACTTCAGCAAGATTTACTTTTGGGGAAAAATATTCGGGGCCGAAAAGGATTATTACATATCGTATGGTTTTGTAAAAGATGTATTAAACGCAAGAACTTTTTACTACAGTCGAGACTGTGTGAACTGGGGTCTTTTACCACTGCCTACAGAAAACGGTAAACTTTTAACTCCGTTATGCACGACCATATTTCAAGGCGATCCAGCACTAGTCATAGACGTTCTCATTGAAAAAGGTGAGACAGTGAAAGATGTTACAATCGAAACACCCCAAATACGACGATTGAAGGAAGAAGACCGATTGTCCGcaactgtttattatttaaatcatgaaGCAGTTTTAATTCCAAGGGGTGCACTATTCAAAAGACCGGATGGGGTGGTCGTCGAAAACAGAACATTCGACGGACTCACCGAATTGGAATCAAGAGAGATTAAATCGTTTTTGCATTACAGACCTCCAACTCAAATGTGGAACACAAATTTGTTAACTAGGGACGATTTTACATTGGCCattgattttttggattcatGTGACACTGATATTCCAGAAGGATGTTATATGCATCATTTAGTGGCTGGCGACACCTTGGTAGTGATTAAACCAATGTATTGGCCTGGAATGCTATTTTTCCACTACTTGAATACTCCCAGATACGGATTTGTGTATTTTGGTCatggaaaaaaatgtttggatgtcccatttttattgttacccaacctgtaa
- the LOC109599204 gene encoding uncharacterized protein LOC109599204, translated as MSDFKLLNRVKKMKLRKALIGAQVQRLMAELPTYTPEELRRLQMPYHEALYCEMTENGYYESVYYIKRLIEYQEERRVENGLETSMANKPRLLHSKHILDKLMVGFSKAEQFSQQNEFYNEANQYLHMAHEFCFLIEDWEWLGEEILIKCLKSCKKLVGSEREIEGICRFMYGKFKLNTTENIDTAIEHFELCRIICEGQHWRVRHFFPEYTFPLSEEVCLTLYKAYYEKAKQLLRVYPKNAGKYAMLAKKRAVQACFAEGMTESLLLKGITDMVDNNLKTAIQSILAGLNIQLKHSKDPDPRLKLAVDCLRKGKTIAALEILIVLKDSLNIKGLPYFIAQAYRYLGEIKLGKGEAAEATPLLNMSLNIFLELDMFKEIEQLRTLAAISAGQELMSKYTDLIIKCGRKGREGTEYLSRLVRWKGTREPFWNEDEISLPSGDSKSFELGSNISEVVPSIVTETISLEYSDEENVSTETDLISRVSFFLEMTKKIEQTDVKSEETVAKEEEVEVIKEQIEEESLHVPISITNSWMEVDPYYGNFTGDFVILKDIIIEGEGEEPPSQNVWKYDETDMTKEEIHELATQEEEVSETNIVEIMAFDQKGETMSESTLVTGADDEISNVMGDHGKTDEVVTIDEVSDDQL; from the exons ATGTCTgacttcaaattattaaatcgagtaaaaaaaatgaaactgaGAAAAGCGTTGATCGGTGCACAAGTCCAACGGTTAATGGCTGAGCTACCCACATACACCCCTGAAGAATTACGTCGGCTACAAATGCCATACCATGAAGCTTTATATTGTGAAATGACGGAAAATGGCTATTACGAaagtgtttattatataaaaagattaattgAGTACCAGGAGGAAAGACGAGTGGAGAATGGATTAGAAACCTCTATGGCGAATAAACCGAGATTGCTTCACTCTAAACATATTCTTGATAAGCTTATGGTTGGATTTAGTAAAGCCGAACAATTTTCGCAACAGA ATGAATTCTACAACGAAGCTAATCAATATTTGCATATGGCTCACGAGTTCTGCTTTCTAATAGAGGATTGGGAGTGGCTGGGAGAAGAGATTCTTATTAAGTGTTTGAAGAGTTGCAAAAAGCTAGTTGGTTCGGAACGTGAAATAGAAGGAATATGTCGGTTTATGTatggcaaatttaaacttaatacaa CTGAGAATATAGATACGGCGATCGAACATTTTGAACTTTGTCGCATAATTTGTGAAGGTCAACACTGGAGAGTAAGACACTTCTTTCCAGAATATACGTTCCCTTTATCGGAAGAAGTATGCTTGACATTGTATAAAGCATACTATGAAAAAGCTAAGCAGTTGTTACGAGTGTATCCAAAGAACGCAGGAAAATATGCAATGCTAGCTAAGAAACGAGCAGTTCAAG catGCTTTGCGGAGGGTATGACAGAATCTCTATTATTAAAAGGCATTACCGATATGGTAGACAATAATCTGAAAACAGCTATCCAATCTATATTGGCAGGATTAAATATACAACTAAAACATTCAAAGGACCCAGATCCAAGACTAAAACTAGCCGTAGATTGTTTGCG TAAAGGAAAAACAATTGCTGCTTTGGAAATTTTGATAGTCTTGAAAGACAGTTTGAACATCAAGGGGTTACCGTATTTCATAGCTCAGGCGTATAGATATCTGGGGGAGATTAAATTAGGCAAAGGTGAAGCTGCCGAAGCCACTCcacttttaaatatgtctttgaatatatttttggagttAGATATGTTCAAGGAAATTGAGCAATTACGAACACTCGCTGCGATATCAGCtg GACAAGAACTAATGTCTAAATATACagacttaattataaaatgtggaCGTAAGGGTCGAGAAGGTACGGAATATTTATCTAGGTTGGTACGATGGAAAGGAACCAGAGAACCATTTTGGAATGAGGATGAAATTAGTTTGCCATCCGGTGATTCAAAGAGTTTCGAGTTGGGGTCCAATATTTCGGAG gtaGTTCCATCGATTGTGACGGAAACGATTAGTTTGGAATATTCTGATGAGGAGAATGTTTCTACTGAAACTGATCTTATTTCTCGTGTGTCATTCTTCCTTGAGATGACGAAAAAAATAGAACAGACTGATGTTAAATCTGAGGAAACGGTAGCAAAAGAAGAGGAAGTTGAGGTTATAAAAGAACAAATAGAAGAAGAGAGTCTGCATGTACCGATTTCCATTACAAACTCATGGATGGAAGTTGATCCGTACTATGGTAATTTTACAGGTGATTTTGTTATACTTAAGGATATAATTATTGAGGGAGAAGGCGAAGAACCCCCTTCACAAAACGTTTGGAAATACGATGAAACCGATATGACTAAAGAAGAGATCCATGAATTGGCCACCCAAGAAGAAGAGGTGTCAGAAACAAATATAGTAGAAATAAtg GCTTTTGATCAAAAAGGTGAAACTATGTCCGAAAGTACATTAGTCACAGGTGCTGATGatgaaatatcaaatgtaATGGGAGATCATGGGAAAACAGATGAAGTTGTCACAATTGATGAAGTATCCGATGACCAACTATAa
- the LOC126266327 gene encoding cytochrome P450 4g15-like, which yields MSTITPEVPSSGLLTTSAFYYLIIPTLALWYMYWNMSRKHFNQLAEKIPGPVGYPIIGNAFEFVGKAPDIFKRIYKKSFEYGDVVKFWVGPKLIIFLLHPSDAEIILNSHVHIDKSPEYRFFKPWLGNGLLISTGEKWRAHRKLIAPTFHLNVLKSFVDLFNANSRETVEKLKKEIGKEFDCHDYMSEATVEILLETAMGVSKKTQDQSGFDYAMAVMKMCDIIHLRHTKFWLRPDLIFNFTKYGNYQEKLINTIHSLTRKVIKRKKADFMQGIRGSTAEVPENLKTKNYEKQEAKNKTVVEGLSYGQSAGLKDDLDVDDDIGEKKRMAFLDLMIEASQNGVVINDEEIKEQVDTIMFEGHDTTAAGSSFFLSMMGIHPHIQERVVQELYEIFGDSDRPATFADTLEMKYLERCLMETLRMYPPVPIIARQVNQDVKLSTSNLTVPAGATVVIATFKIHRKEDIYPNPTKFDPDNFLPERTANRHYYAFIPFSAGPRSCVGRKYAMLKLKILLSTILRNYVIKSDIKEEDFQLQGDIILKRAEGFKIKLEPRKSLVKA from the exons ATGTCAACGATTACACCAGAGGTTCCCAGTTCGGGACTATTAACTACCAGTGCTTTTTACTACCTTATAATACCCACATTGGCATTATGGTACATGTACTGGAATATGTctagaaaacattttaatcaacTTGCCGAAAAGATTCCTGGACCTGTAGGATACCCAATAATTGGAAATGCCTTCGAGTTTGTTGGAAAAGCACCCG ACATTTTCAagagaatttacaaaaaatctttCGAGTATGGGGACGTTGTGAAGTTTTGGGTTGGTCCAAAACTCATCATCTTCTTATTGCATCCCAGTGATGCCGAAATTATTCTCAACAGTCACGTACATATTGACAAATCGCCCGAATATCGTTTCTTCAAACCATGGCTTGGTAACGGACTGTTGATTTCTACCGGCGAAAAATGGAGAGCACACAGAAAACTGATCGCACCAACTTTCCACTTGAACGTCCTGAAATCATTCGTCGACCTGTTCAACGCTAACAGCAGAGAAACTGTAGAGAAGCTCAAGAAAGAAATTGGAAAGGAGTTTGATTGTCACGATTACATGTCTGAAGCCACTGTTGAAATTTTGTTGG AAACCGCCATGGGTGTTAGTAAGAAAACTCAAGATCAAAGTGGATTCGATTATGCCATGGCTGTTATGAAGATGTGTGACATTATCCATCTCCGTCACACGAAATTCTGGCTCAGACCTGACCTGATTTTCAACTTCACTAAATACGGAAACTATCAAGAAAAGCTTATCAACACAATTCACAGTTTAACGCGTAAAGTTATCAAGAGGAAGAAGGCTGATTTTATGCAAGGTATTCGTGGATCTACTGCTGAAGTgcctgaaaatttgaaaactaagAACTACGAGAAACAAGAGGCCAAGAACAAGACCGTTGTTGAAGGATTATCATATGGACAATCAGCAGGCCTTAAGGATGATCTGGATGTTGATGATGATATTGGAGAGAAGAAGAGAATGGCTTTCTTGGATCTTATGATTGAAGCTTCACAAAACGGCGTTGTTATCAACGATGAGGAAATTAAGGAACAAGTGGATACCATTATGTTTGAGGGACACGATACCACTGCTGCAGGAAGCAGTTTCTTCTTGTCAATGATGGGTATTCACCCACATATTCAAGAACGCGTCGTACAAGAACTGTATGAAATCTTCGGTGACTCGGACAGGCCCGCCACATTTGCCGATACATTGGAAATGAAATATCTTGAGCGTTGTCTTATGGAAACTTTAAGAATGTACCCACCAGTACCGATTATTGCTAGACAGGTCAACCAGgatgtaaaattat CCACATCTAACTTAACAGTTCCCGCTGGAGCTACTGTAGTTATtgcaacatttaaaattcatcgCAAGGAAGATATTTATCCCAATCCTACTAAATTCGATCCTGACAACTTTTTACCTGAGAGAACCGCCAATAGGCATTACTATGCTTTCATTCCATTCAGTGCTGGACCCAGAAGTTGTGTCG gtCGCAAATACGCCATGTTGAAACTTAAAATCTTGCTTTCCACAATTTTGAGAAACTATGTTATCAAATCCGACATAAAGGAAGAAGACTTCCAATTGCAAGgtgatattattttgaaaagggcagaaggatttaaaattaaactggaaCCTAGGAAATCTTTAGTTAAAgcttaa
- the LOC109599182 gene encoding cytochrome P450 4g15-like yields the protein MSATLTPEIATPSGVASATSVFYYLLLPTLVLWYAYWKLSRRHMEELAEKLPGPKGLPLLGNALEFAGSSSDIFKNIYQKSFEYGRIVRLWVGPKLIVFLTDPQDVEIILSSHVHIDKSSEYRFFKPWLGNGLLISTGSKWRAHRKLIAPTFHLNVLKSFIDLFNANSRDVVNKLRKEVGKEFDCHDYMSEATVEILLETAMGVSKNTQDQSGYDYAMAVMKMCDILHLRHTKVWLRPDIIFNLTKYGSYQQKLIDTIHSLTRKVIKKKKADFAQGITGSTAVVPEDIRAKVTEKVENKTTVEGMSYGQSAGLKDDLDVEDNDIGEKKRMAFLDLMIEASQNGVVINDEEIKEQVDTIMFEGHDTTAAGSSFFLALMGVHQNIQDKVVQELDEIFGDSDRPATFADTLEMKYLERCLMETLRLFPPVPIIARQINQDLKMASGNYVIPAGATVVIGTFKVHRHEDTYPNPDKFDPDNFLPEKSANRHYYSFIPFSAGPRSCVGRKYAMLKLKVLLSTILRNYRIISDVKQEDFQLQGDIILKRADGFKIKVEPRKRNVKATN from the exons atGTCTGCCACTTTAACACCAGAGATTGCTACCCCTAGTGGAGTAGCCAGTGCGACCAGtgtgttttattatctattattgCCAACTTTGGTCCTATGGTATGCCTATTGGAAACTATCCAGGAGACACATGGAGGAGTTGGCTGAAAAACTTCCTGGACCCAAAGGTCTTCCGTTACTTGGAAATGCATTGGAATTTGCCGGCTCATCTAGTG acatcTTCAagaatatatatcaaaaatcattTGAATATGGAAGAATAGTTCGCTTGTGGGTTGGCCCAAAACTTATTGTATTCCTTACGGACCCTCAGgatgttgaaataattttaagcagtcATGTGCACATCGACAAGTCATCCGAATACCGTTTCTTCAAACCATGGCTGGGAAATGGTCTCCTTATTTCCACAGGATCGAAATGGAGGGCACACAGGAAACTAATCGCTCCAACATTCCATCTTAACGTACTTAAATCTTTTATCGATCTCTTTAATGCCAATAGCAGAGATGTTGTGAATAAACTGAGGAAGGAAGTAGGAAAGGAATTCGACTGCCACGATTACATGTCTGAAGCCACCGTTGAAATCTTGTTGG AAACTGCGATGGGAGTTAGCAAAAATACACAAGACCAAAGTGGTTATGATTACGCGATGGCAGTAATGAAAATGTGCGACATTCTACACTTGAGACACACCAAAGTGTGGCTGAGACCGGACATTATCTTCAATCTCACAAAGTACGGTTCatatcaacaaaaattaattgacacCATCCACAGCTTAACAcgtaaagttataaaaaagaagaagGCTGATTTTGCTCAAGGAATTACTGGGTCCACTGCTGTCGTACCTGAAGACATCCGTGCTAAGGTTACTGAAAAGGTCGAGAACAAAACTACGGTTGAAGGTATGTCATATGGTCAGTCAGCTGGGCTGAAGGACGACCTGGACGTTGAGGATAACGATATTGGCGAAAAGAAAAGAATGGCATTTTTGGATCTCATGATTGAGGCATCACAAAACGGTGTTGTTATCAACGATGAAGAAATTAAGGAACAAGTAGACACCATTATGTTTGAAGGTCACGACACCACTGCCGCTGGAAGCAGTTTCTTCTTAGCCTTAATGGGAGTACATCAGAATATCCAAGACAAAGTTGTCCAAGAATTGGATGAAATATTCGGCGATTCTGATAGACCTGCTACATTCGCCGATACTTTAGAGATGAAGTACTTAGAACGTTGTCTCATGGAGACATTGAGATTATTCCCTCCTGTGCCTATAATTGCCAGACAAATAAATCAAGATTTGAAAATGG CTTCTGGTAATTACGTGATTCCTGCTGGAGCTACTGTGGTAATTGGTACATTCAAAGTTCACCGTCACGAGGACACTTATCCAAATCCTGACAAATTTGATCCTGACAACTTTTTACCAGAGAAATCTGCTAACAGACACTATTACTCATTCATTCCATTTAGTGCTGGACCAAGAAGCTGTGTTG gtcGTAAATATGCAATGTTAAAGTTGAAGGTGCTTCTTTCTACTATTTTAAGGAACTATCGAATTATATCTGATGTCAAACAAGAAGATTTTCAACTTCAAGGTGACATTATTTTGAAACGTGCTGatggatttaaaattaaagtagaaCCAAGAAAACGAAATGTCAAAGCTACTAATTAA
- the LOC109599206 gene encoding uncharacterized protein LOC109599206 has translation MKLTILLWSLTGVFCYVPPGKDTILSGIFLRDLVNRLNSKQMSDMSYLDLNDGLPLDGRSLTRGLEGERMYPLDYDSLGDINIHPSIRDQEFLQHSSLWSNQYVSGAGGDGHQLFRPEGIKNKHEVKTDTLPAYCNPPNPCPVGYTAENGCIEDFENSALYSRHYQAAQDCMCDTEHMFHCPNPAGSMVDDSMEGIDDMEFNRFLQHSFKLNPGFQHKNLVAKKFQGYEETARENPFLTGEKLPVAAKKGNKVQLY, from the exons ATGAAGTTGACCATATTATTATGGTCCCTAACGGGGGTGTTCTGCTATGTTCCACCAGGAAAG GACACGATTTTGTCGGGAATATTCCTTCGCGATCTAGTAAATCGTTTAAATTCTAAACAGATGTCGGACATGTCTTATTTGGACTTGAACGACGGTTTGCCTTTAGATGGTCGTTCACTAACACGAGGATTGGAAGGTGAAAGGATGTATCCTTTGGACTACGATAGTCTGGGGGACATCAATATCCATCCTAGTATCAGAGATCAA GAATTTCTACAGCATAGTAGTTTATGGAGTAACCAGTACGTGTCTGGTGCTGGAGGAGACGGCCACCAACTTTTCAGGCCTGAGGGCATCAAGAATAAACATGAAGTTAAAACCGATACTCTGCCCGCTTATTGTAATCCTCCGAATCCCTGTCCAGTTGGATATACCg CTGAGAATGGTTGTATTGAAGATTTTGAAAACAGTGCTTTATACAGCCGCCACTATCAGGCAGCGCAGGATTGTATGTGTGACACGGAACATATGTTCCACTGTCCAAATCCTGCTGGTTCAATGGTGGATGATTCCATGGAAGGCATTGACGATATGGAATTCAACAGATTTCTTCAACATTCTTTCAAG ttgaaTCCCGGATTTCAACATAAGAATTTGGTGGCCAAAAAGTTTCAAGGATATGAAGAG ACTGCGAGGGAGAATCCCTTTTTGACAGGAGAGAAATTGCCAGTGGCCGCCAAGAAAGGCAACAAAGTACAGCTATATTAA